AGTTTTCCTCTGgtgaaataaatttccattttgaacATTCGGCATACAGCATGAATGTTTATTCACCTCTTAAGCTAGTACCACTCAGAACTGGGTGTTGTTGCAGAAACAGTTTAAAAGCCAGGTGGGTGCTGTCAGGTTGGGAGGAAAGCAAGTGGGTCGTTCTAGTGGATGATCACTCATCTGCCAGGACCTCTGAAAAGGAAGAGGTCAAAATTCAGTGTCCACTGTCCTGCCAGTGCCATCATAGATGGCTTTTCTTCCACAATGGCGATGTCGGAGGTAGTGTGTTGTAATGCGGGGAGGAGGCATTGGCCTTGGCGTGTGGACTGTGTGAGTTGATCTTGTCACCTAAAAgccgagcctcggtttccttctCTGCACCCCCCAGGTAAGTGCCATGCTCCCTGCCTACCTCATGTGGTTGGTGGGGGTACAGGGTGACACCGTGTTAGTTAGGGAAGTGCTTTGCAGGTTGTAATGTGCTTCCAAAGGCAGGTGTTGGCCCCCGTGACCAGGAACAAATTGAATGGTTTGTTTTTATAAGCCAAGAAGGGATTCAGAACAAAAGCAAGAAATCTTTGCTTCACTGGCTGCAGAAGAGCCTATTCTGATGATAGCACTAATTCCTTTTGTTCACGAGGTGAAGTTATATAATAAAGGTATAATTTTATGCACTCACAGTGAGTGTTAGCTGCATTTTATGGTTAGGATATTGGGGTTCCCTGGGCCCCAAAGTTAGTGTGCTAGTTCTTGGAACATAGCGAGCGTGCTCTTGAAATACAAAGACTGTGTTCACCTCTCTTCTGAGCCACTTGGAAATCCCAGCCCAGTCTGCTCTCCTGCAGACATTTGGGAAGGAAGAATTAGAAGCTCTTTGTGAGGCAGTGGTAGGGGAAGAAAACTTCTCTTGTGTCACCCATAGGCTGAGCTCCATTTGGGACTCCATGGAGACTGAAGTGACCTGACTGGGGCAATGACTTACCATCAGCCTCTTCCCAAAGGACGTCCTGAAGAAACTTCCCCAGCGCCTGGCCATGCTGGTGGTACTGAGCCCCTGACAGCTTGATTCCAACATCAAAAGGGGCATTGAActaggaggaggggtggggaagaccCAGGAAGTGTCAGAGGTCAcaccctcccacctctgccccaaaCACACAGACCTCCCAAAGGATTTCCTGGGCTCTCCGGGTCTCAtcacagggacagggagagaggagggtgtGCGGGCCCAGCAGGTGCCAATGAGAGGCCGCTCAGCCAGATTACTCGCCTTCTTAGGCCTGTTCTTCCCGCCCCTGCCATCTTCAGACTTACCTTGTACTCTTTGCTTACCTCTAGTGAGGTTGCTCATAAAAGCTATGGGGTTCCCGAGATTGCTCCCACTCCCCCTTGTAATTTTGGAAGACCTAAGTTTGAGGTTGCCAATGGTAGAATTTCAGACTCCAGTAGGGAGACCGGGAGGACAGTGGGTCTCGCCAGTGTCCTAGCAGTAGCCCGGGTGGTGGTCCCTGCCCCTcatctgcccccacctcctctcccagccATTCTTCCTCTCCTGGGCACAGGTCTTTCCTTGTTCCATGGGAAGTTAGACAAGAAGCTGACCTTTGCCTGGAAAGATGCTCTGAGCCAAGTGCTCccttctttctgtgcctctgtctcttcccttctccaggGGAGCACCCTATTTTCCCAGCTCTGTCAGCACTCTAGCAAATGATTTATTGAAGCTCAGCTTTGGGTAAATGGGGAAGAGCTCTGTTTGCAGCCACATCATGGATTCCCCTACTTAAGAGCAGACTATATCGTTATCTCTGTTCCTCTAGTAGCTGCCTTGGTACCTGGCAACCTGCATGCTGGTCACCGAGATGTCTGAACAAGTCACTGAGGGGATCctggtggtgggagggagccttTGGTCATTGGTCCTTCTGCCGCCTGCCCTGGAGCCTCGTCCAGTCCAGGGCTGCAGTGacgcccagcgtggagcccccTTGTCTCCGCCAGGCTGGCCCAAGGCCTTGCCTCCGCGCCGGGTGCAGTCCTCCGGGCCTCTCTGCCAGCAGGTACCGCCGTTATTCTCATTTCACACATGAGCAGACGTGCTCCAAGAGgttgtgagaaaaacaaatagctgCTTGTTGAAAAAACTGACCTTCCTCGTCTCCACTGTGAAGgtggagagagtggggaaggacaTGATTGATATTTTAGGAAACTTTGGCCCGTCTGTTCTCTCCCATGGgcaattatttctttctcttccatcctgTGGCTGACAGGTGACCTGAATAGACTTCTTGGGAACCACATGAGCATGGGTCTGGGGGCCTGCTGGCTGGCAGGGCACCTGGAACTGGGCGGCCACATGGCAACTGCTGATGGGGAGGTTTGCTTCTGGTGACTTGAAAAGGCCCATTTGGCCTCAGTGCCTCATGAGTTCTGTCAGGGATGGGGGGCGCCGGGGGAAAGGACAGGACTTGGTCTCAAAAGTCTTACGGCTCTGAAAGCCGATTCCAGGAGGAATGTGTCTGGGGGACGGTGGGGGCCTGGGATGGGACAGGTGGAGCCCCAGTGCAGGAGGGGCTCAGGCAGTAGGTCCAGAGCCCTGCAGCCAGGGATGCAGGCCTCCCCACCTCTGTCAGCTCCAGATTTCGGGTTCTAGTTGAGGCAGCACAGTCCACCTCTTCCAAGGCCAGCCTTTGTGGGAACTGGAAACTTCTAGTCATCCCATCTCTGCCTTGAGTCATCAAGCCACTGAAACCTCTTCCCTGTCTGGGCAAAGTGAGCATAGCCCGACTGGGGTGAGTGTCAGCCACAGGGGCTGCCGGTCTCACCAGGAAATTCCCCGGTTTGAGGATTTGTAGGAATCGAATGGGGCTCTCACATGTGGTGTGGAGGAGGCACCTGAGAGCACCCCTTGGTTCTGCTGAGGGTCCGAGAGCAGGGGTTGGGAGCTCATCCTTTGCTAGAAGAAgctggcgggagggagggaggccaaggCAGGGCACACTCCAGCTTCTCGGGCCAGAAGAGACCAGGGAGAGGCGTTCTTAGGCCACTGTGCATGCTCCGTTTGCCAGACCAGTGAGGGGAAGGGGGGCTTGGGAGCTGGAGTCAGCCGTGACTGCAGGTCCCGCCTCTGCCACACACTGGCTGTGGCGTGTCAGGCACGTGTGCTCACCTGTCTGAACTTCTTTTCCTTGTCTCTACCACAAGGGCAATAATGTCAGCCCTACTTACCTCACAGGTTGTTGTAGAGATTAAATGGTGTGTGATAAGGGAAAGACAGTTTGCAGATGAGATCCTGGTCAATAGACACAAGCAGTGCGATAATTAAGGACGCCCCCAGGGGAATTCTGGTTCCACTGCATGGAGGTGTCTGTCATCTGAATGCTTGTCAGAACCATCGCCTTAACCACAGCCAGCCTTTCAGGAAAGTTGCATAGAGAACCCCTACAAAATCCCTTtactccctctctgtcctcatgTTCTCTTTATTTCCAAGCTTGCTCCTCACCTCGGGCAGGATTTGTCGGAGCCACGATAAGCCCCACCAATCCTGTCGTCTACAGATGGGGGTTGGTGAGGGGCCACCAGAGATGGGCTGGCGGTAGCTGGCCTGTCCAGGGTGCTGTCTGCATACACTCCAGCCCCAGGAAAGGCTGGAGAGGCCCAGAGGCCACGAGTTTTCTGTGGGGAAATGCCTTCAGTCCATGACCAGCCGACTCTCGCTGGCTGTCTTGGCAACATGCGTGCTGGCTCCCCTTTGAAATCATCTGGTGTCAGCTAGCACCCCTGCTGTCCTGCTCATGGCTCTGGTCCTGTCCCGTTCTGTTGTAGCAAAGTCCTTTCTCTTAGACTTCTGCCTCCTGATGGGAAAAGACCTGGAGCCAGTTCAGGGTCAACTGTTTTgtgctattttatattttgtaagtaGTCGGTAGGTGGATCCCTATTCAtagcctgccctcctccctcctcccgtcCACTGCCACAAAAGCATAAAACTGCAGAGGAACCAACCCGGATTTCTAGTTcatcctctgccccttccacttGACTTGTGTCTTCTGGGTGGATCAAGCCTTCTAGAGCTCGGGGCTGCAGTTTGGCTGGTGGCTTCTTGGACTCCTTTCTCTGCTGGAAAGAGGTATTCTCTTTTTAGGGCCccaaccctctccctctcccccgtaTACTTCTGGAAGCAGAGTGAGGTGTGAACCTATGGTCAGACCCAGATTCCTCCTTTGTGCTCTTGGAGAtagctgaagcccagagagtttGAGCCactgcccaggtcacacagctggcagctACATGGCAAGGCTGGGATGAGATACCCCAATTCGAATGTGGGGCTTTGTGGGGAGACATCTTACCTGTACTTTCTGGTGTTCGGGGCTTAGGAAGCTGGAGCCTGCCATGGCCAAGTCTGCCCACAGCACGCTGAAGAGCAGCAGGCTGCACATGGTCCCCGGGGAGGGCATGGTGTCAGGTGGGCCTGGAGGACAGATGGTCTCCAGGCAGTGGGCCCTCCCCTGTCTCCCTGTACCCCAGATCTGGTGAGGGGACTTGGCCCTGGGATGTCACTGCAGAGTAGAGAAGCTCTTCCTACCCCTGAGAGAGGGGCTCCCTCTGTTCACTGCCCCAGGTAGAAGCGAATTAAAGGATGTGTGCCCTCTATTCCCAGGCTGTTGAGCAGTGAGACTCCCCATGTTTGTCCTGGGCCCCAGGGAGCTTGTGCTAAATTTCTTAATGAAGGATCATGAAGCTGGGCCAGCAGGGTCCCCGGGGGATACGGGGGCTTGGGGGGCTCCAGCCGCCCCACGTTGTGCAGCCTCCCCTTTGTTCAGTTGGGCCTGTGAATGGCCAGCAGTCACAGTAAATTAAACCCATAAACCCACACacgaagagtagagagagagtaCCTACCTGGGGTTCCTGGTGGAAGTGGTGCCCGGTAGCTGTCTGGTCCTTATGTAGGAAGCCCTGTGTTTGTTTTAAACTAGCAACCCCTTCCTAACTTCCTGTGGCTGCTTTACATTCTTTGGGAACTCATATGCTCGTGTCCTCTGGGTAGAAATCAGCAGTGGAGGTCACATGCTCGGAGAGATTGCTGCGTTGGCACCTGCTCCAGCTGTCACCAAGTGGTCCCAACTCTGGTtcaggtgggaggggggaggcggcTCAGGGGTCCAGGTCAGCTTTGCTGTTCTCTGCTGCTCTGCATACTCCCCTTCTGAAattcctcttcttcctggctAGAATGAGGTGATGGTTACcagatttttaagagtttttccaGCCCCAACATGTTATTTTCTGTGACTGATGCTGCTTTGGCTTCCACAAACCTCTGGAGCTCATAGGGATCCTGACTCCGGAAAGTTTCATGCTTCCCCAAGCAGGGAAGTGCCATGATAGAATGAGGAGTTTGCTGGGAGGGACAGTGACACAGGCTCCTGACTGTCCTTTCAGAGGAGGAGGCGTGGGGATCGTTTCCAGAATGCGTCGGTTTGCCTTGGTGTTTCCTGACGTCTTGCCTTGTCTCCCTTCCCCTAGCCACGTTCTGAGAGGGAACAGACTGGCCCTGGAGGGAGAAGAGCTATGGCCCAGTGCTGGCACAGGTGACTACTCCCAGGGTGATGGGCCCCAGGCAGATGACTAGTAATCTGCCTTGTGTCAGAGCCGCTCCTCAGAGTGGCTTTGAGGATGacatgaggtgatggatgtgaaaATCTTCTGAGGTGTCATGCACATGACTGCCCCTTCTGTTCTGGCCAGTGGGATTTGCAAGTGTATGCTGTGGTCACACGTTCTTGGATGATGAGTTAATTAACATCACAGGGGAATCCTTCCCTGTCTGGAGAGCTTCATCTAATTGGATGCCCAGGCAGTGACTCCTAAGGGCTAAATGAGTTGCCTCCACAGAAATTGTAGCATTTCTGAGCAGGAACTCTCTTCGTGCTGGGGCTCAGGGGCTCAGAGCTGGGAGATCAGGAAGGgctccttgaaacaggcagaagGTGAAAATGGAAGGGAGGGCATCACCCGGTGTGAGCAAAGGTGAACAGAAGGCGTGGGTGTATGTAGAGCGTTTGGGGTAAAGATTAGAAAGTTGGCTGCCTTGGATGAGGGTGTCcgtgggcgggggggagggtgtcATCAGGAGAGGCCTAGAAGATGGTTCTGGGTCAGGTTATACACGGTCTTGAAGGCCTTGCTAGTTCAAGGAATTTGGGCGTTTTCTGCAGGAGGGAGGCCCCGGAAGGTTCTTGAACAGAGGAGTGACAGGATTGTGGAATACAAGAGTTGGGAAGACCTTGAAGAGCTGGGAGGCTGAGCTTTGATTTCACTGGAAGGAACCCTGAACACCAAAAAGGCCCCAGTCCCCTCAAAGCCACACAGCCTTCAGTGGCAGATGCTGGCTTTCCAGGTTCCTGGCTGCTAGGTCAGTGTCTTCCCTGATAGACCATCCTGATTGCACAGCAAACCTGGGATTCCAGAAAAATCTTGCTGTGAGAGGGGTGGGATTGGGGCAGGGGATGCAGTTAGGCTATCAAGGCAATAGAAGGCTGATCATCAAATGACTGGCCACCTGACTTAAAGGGGGCACTGGACCCTTGTAGAGTCTCTAGGGACAGTGGAGGCACGGGAGGGTCTGGACTAAGCCCCTTAGTAGAAGGTGGGGGACTAAGTACCTTTTCGTGGAAAACCTCTCATTGCCAGATTGCCATAAGGGCTGGAATCCCTCCTTTAGCCCCAGCAGAATGTGAGCATGTTTCCAGGAGGCCTTCCCCCTTGTCAGCCACCTGAGCTTAGATCTCTTGGCTCCTGGGTGTGGACAAATCTGGAGTTCTTGGAGAAGATTTGCAGCTTTTTCAGAGCCCCTTTCCCAAAAGGAAAGCCAAACAGAAGCCCTCACAGACCCAACTATGGTGACCAGGCACCTGCTAAGACATGAAGCCTCTGCCTAATCCGGATGCAGGAGCTGCCAGTGTTGATCCTAGATAAGGCTACCGGCCAGCAAACACCCTGCTCGCTCTGTTATCTTTGGAGGACAGAGAGGTGGCCAATGTGTCGGGAATGACCCTAACCACATACCACAGAGTCGAGGCTggtagggggagggaggaacaTCTGATGGATGTCAGAACTGTTGAGGAAGGAGCCAGGGGACACCCAGAACTTTCCTCGCTGCCCACTCATAGTCATGGAAGCAGAGACAGGCATGCGGTGAGGAATGTACACACATTGGAGCCAAGGGGAGTCTGGAGGAAGACAGTGTGACTCAGGGAAAGGACTGACTTTCCCGAggctcattttcttcctcattcctttCAAGTGTGGATCATCTCAAGGCCAGTTTGGCCCCTCCCTGTCCTGTGTCTTTCCCAGAACTTAGCAGGTGCTCATTGCACATGCTTCTTGTGGATTGCTTGCTGGCTGGTGATTTCTTTCCCATTGTGGGGCCTTGCGGGCCTGCCTTAATGAATGGATGGGAAGCACTCATCACCTCTGAATTAATTGCTGTATGTTAATGGTGTCTGAGAACAAATTATACACTTTCTACTACACTTCTATTTCTACTGACAATTAGTTGGCTTGTGTAGCACTTTTTTTCATCAGTTTGGCCAAACCTCTTGTCTGAATGAGGCAGATTTTGGGGTTGTAgaaagaggtttttattttttggtgatgGGGTTATAGatagaaatttttttctggtgggatttcttttttgtcttggtTTCCATACTTTTAGGTTGGCATTGTTCAATAGAAATACCATGCCAGCCTCAAGAGCCtcataagtattttaaatttcattaggAAATGTAAAACCCAGTGAAATcaacttaatatattttctttaatctaaTAAATCTAAAATATCAGTTTGATGTGTAATCAATCTACAAAATGCTTAATGAGATACCAgaccctggttttctttttacgAAATCTTCAAAATTCAGTGCACCTTAAACTTTTTCCAGTACATCTCTGCTCACACTAGCCTCATTTCCAGTGCTTAGTAGCTGCATGTGGCTTGTGGCTGCTGTACTGGACAGCACCATTCTAGGTAATCATGAGTATCATTCTTGCAACTCCCACAAGCTTAGCCATGCTCTCTTCCATGCCTCCAGCTGTCTGAGCCAGGTCTTTCCAACCGAGGCTTCCCGTTGTCCTGCCGTCATGGTGCTGGGGCCCCAAGAGTTAGTTTCTCCTACTTTTAATCTTCCTCCCCAACAGCTTCTGCTCTCAGCCTTAAAATATGCCCTGGTCT
The Panthera uncia isolate 11264 chromosome A2, Puncia_PCG_1.0, whole genome shotgun sequence genome window above contains:
- the GHRL gene encoding appetite-regulating hormone isoform X4 → MPSPGTMCSLLLFSVLWADLAMAGSSFLSPEHQKVQRKESKKPPAKLQPRALEGLIHPEDTSQVEGAEDELEIRFNAPFDVGIKLSGAQYHQHGQALGKFLQDVLWEEADEVLADE
- the GHRL gene encoding appetite-regulating hormone isoform X3, encoding MPSPGTMCSLLLFSVLWADLAMAGSSFLSPEHQKVQQRKESKKPPAKLQPRALEGLIHPEDTSQVEGAEDELEIRFNAPFDVGIKLSGAQYHQHGQALGKFLQDVLWEEADEVLADE
- the GHRL gene encoding appetite-regulating hormone isoform X2, with amino-acid sequence MPSPGTMCSLLLFSVLWADLAMAGSSFLSPEHQKVQRKESKKPPAKLQPRALEGLIHPEDTSQVEGAEDELEIRFNAPFDVGIKLSGAQYHQHGQALGKFLQDVLWEEADGEQTGLGFPSGSEERGPGR
- the GHRL gene encoding appetite-regulating hormone isoform X1 — encoded protein: MPSPGTMCSLLLFSVLWADLAMAGSSFLSPEHQKVQQRKESKKPPAKLQPRALEGLIHPEDTSQVEGAEDELEIRFNAPFDVGIKLSGAQYHQHGQALGKFLQDVLWEEADGEQTGLGFPSGSEERGPGR